In Camelina sativa cultivar DH55 chromosome 17, Cs, whole genome shotgun sequence, the genomic stretch aacatccttggaacctctggggaaattgcccaaactgtagaatatcttaagaaagaatttgagatgaaagacctaggtaaaacaagattttgtttggggttgcagcttgagtacataaacaaTGGGATCCTTGTGCATCNAattttgtttgggattgcaacttgagtacataaacaatgggatccttgtgcatcaaaaggcatatacagaaaaggtactcaagagatttaatatggagcaggctcactcattgactagcccaatggttgtgagaagtatggaagtggataaagatccatttgctcctaagaaggccgatgaagaaattctcggacctgaagtgccttacctcagtgctataggagcgttaatgttcttggctagtcacactagaccagatatcagctttgccgtgaacctcctagcaagatatagttcttgtccgaccaagaggcactggaatggtatcAAACATGTTCTGCGTTACCTTCAGGGAACGACACACCTTGGTCTTTactatactaactataacaaagatggtttagttggttttgccgatgcaggttatctatccgatccacacaatggtaagtcacaaacaggttatgtgtttacacacggcGGTACGGCGATATCTTGGCGTTCCATGAAGCAGACTTTGGTGGCCACATCCtcaaatcacgcggagatcctagccATACATGAAGCcggccgtgagtgtgtttggttgcggtctATGACTCAGCATATACGGACGGATAGCGGTTTAGAAGACAACAAGGAAGCAACGGTCATCTACGAAGATAATTCAGCCTGTATCGCACAACTCAAAGacggttacatcaagggagatcggacgaagcacatactgccaAAGTTCTTCcacacacatgaactacaaaaggccggagaagttcaagtggtgcaagttcagtcatgcgacaactcagccgatctcttcaccaaatctctACCGActacaacattcaagaagctcacgcaccagattggaatgcggagacttaaggacttagagtgatgtttggaacagggggagcaatgtgtgctgtactctttttccttcaccaaggttttgtcccaatgggttttcctggtaaggttttaatgaggcagcatccccttaGCACATTGCAGTGATCCTATCCTCGCATAGGCACGGTCGtctcatccaagggggagtgttgtaaaacacttgatGGACTCGACCTGACCGGCCCATCACTAGTCCTTGTTACGGTCCATTGTACTTAGGCCCATTCGGCCATAGCTTATTACTTAGTCGGTCATGTACTTATTCCTATGggaacctatatatatatgttgtaacctCATTCGAAtatcaataataagaacaagagatttcccTAACTCTCTAGTTTCACAACACAATTAAGCTCTAGAGTTAGGccatttgtttggtttaatttcataCCTACGCCAAACtatatgattaataataagttcataataaccaataataaaagtattttttttataaccaaattACGAGGCTCGTTCCTGGTCTTTCAGTCGCTATTTGGATTCTCtacaagctcctcctcctctacaGATCGTTCATGTGGagctctgttctgttctgttctgtagcaaggtaaaaaaagaaacttcaaCTCTGGTTTTGGGGTGATTTCTAGTCAAAATCTGGATTCGTCTGcatcttctttttgctttctgtAGTTTGTTGCTGTGAATGCTAAAAGTTAACTGTTCTCGATCCTTAAATTATTCGCTTCCTGATTCTATAGCTGACCAAGGTTCTAATTTGGGAATATGGTGAGATTCTATGgtaatttgatgttttctttgcAGTCATAGGTCGATGATGATATTGGTATCTCAAGGATTGGGAATTTATGTGGTGGAGAGCAAAGGAGGAGCAATATTATGTATATTGCTTTATCTGCTCTGTTTAGGCACATGGCCTGCTCTTATGGCACTTCTTGAACGACGTGGTCGTCTCCCACAACATACCTATCTTGATTATTNaattctttaaaaattattacataaCAAGTTTTTTATTGTAGGGTTCCATCCCTTTTgacttagtttttgttttctttggaacTCCTTAATAATTAATGGTCGTTTGTGGCTTCTNTATAGCCTTTGTGTTTGGTGGGATTGGTGAAAGTACACAACACAGGAGGCACCAAGTTTTCTTGCCAAGCTCCCTCAGGTTAGGCTGGACCTATAATGGTGATTGTTGCGTACGTTGATGAGTTTGTGAAACTGTGGAAGAGTGCCAGAGACTATTTGGAGGTGAAGTTTCACATACAGTGTGGCTTTTGATTGTGTGATTGTGNCTCGAGGTATGTTTGATCATGCCACcttagagttttctttttcgtctctctaaagtttcaattttgttcttcttcttgtcttctaATGTTGTTTCCTACTTACTATGCTCAGTTCCTAGTCTTTTAGGTTTAACTTTTCTTCATTATCTCAGATAATTTAATTACGATGATTATTGAGTCatactaaattaataaaaaaattatgcataacaaatatatatatatatatatatatatatatatatattgtccaaTTAGCAGCtttggttttagccttttaggttTAACTGGCTATTTCAGATTGAACATCTGGTACATGCTTTGATTGTATTTCagagaaaagaacaaataaacGAATAAGATATGTCAAAGATTTATATGGTTTTTCATTCTTGTGAAAGGAACAAGAGAAGCGAGTGATTAAAGAACTATTAGCTCTCGAGGCCTCCAAGGACGACCAAGATGATGCGTTCATGTTTGTTATGGGAACAAGACCTCAGTAGAACAACCTTTAAAGTTTTGgtgcttctttgtttttttaggtttaaacTAGTTTTGGCTTTAGATTTTATGACTTATTGTACTTTTTCTATATTAGGGTCTTTTATGAACTATAGAAGACAACTTTTTATCTAATCTTTCTACAATTAAGCTCTAGATCGCTAGCACACACACATTTATAACATTTATAgcctttttttggtttaattttaccctattataattatcaataaaatataattttgtagcCAAAATACAAGGTTCGATCCTGGTTTATTGATATTCTGCTTGGGTCGCTATTTGGAAGCTCTTCGATTCATCAACTTTATCCGTTGTATTAtgaatatattcaaatataaaaactagTAATCATATACATTAAGGATATATAatcgttttcttttatttatttacaacattttttttttttttttttttgaatgaatgtaaaatttttttcataaaaaaaaaccgttTTCTCTTTACATCAAATGTAAGCTGGGTTTAAGCTTTGTTGAAAAGCATACATTAGTTAGATTCTAGTGGTGGACCATAGGGTGAGAGCCTCCCTAGATGAACGGTTTCCCTCCATACAACATTTTTGAATCTACATTAAAATATGAATCTATTGAATCCAAGTCCTATGAATCTACTGAATGGGagaagacaatatatatatatccactcTTCTTATGATTTGAAGGTAGAAACTTCaatatgattttaaacaagaaaaagaacaagctacttgttttgagtcttcgattgtctctttttttttttttttaattgacaaGATGGTTGTGAgtgatttgtatttgttttgaatatttgaatGGATATGCATACTGTACAAATTACCGAAGTCGAGTGGAACAAATTATTAGAAGTACGTTTTAagaacaaatttaattaaaaaatagtctTATTATCTCAAATGTCAAGTTTTTCAGCAAGTATAACTAACTTgtgaataaaaataatttaggaGTTCATTTGAGAGTAATTGTCTTATTATCAAAATCAACGTAATTAAATTTGGAAGTTTATTTTGAGTAAGGTGAAAACATCCAAGAACTAATCTGTCAAGATTGTGAATAAATATGGTTGTGTCATCTTAAAatcaaattatgttttgtattgcGCTTAATCTTATACtgacaattctttttttttatttgaaaataggTTTAAGATATTTCTAAAAAGCTCCTTACATCACTGAGGCTAAGAAGTGTATGTGTAAATATGAGATGAAGATTTTAGACTTCTACAACAAGATATTTCTCATTTTAAGATTAAAACTcatgattttgataaaaaaaaaaataataattaaaaaaataaaataaaatctcatggctctcttttttaaattaattaattaacttttaaaaaaaaattagcaatcAGGTTAagtcattttattaattaacccacattttttatttgtgttgtggtgatacacatatatatatattttttcccgCGGTGATACACATATTTATAgacattgttttggtttaatatattataaatttatcacACTCACAAATTCAGTAAAGTTCTCCATAGGATCCTTCTCATATGTCTGCATGAGACTTCCGGCCTTCAAAAAATAAGGACCGTTCACCTTTCTCCtgaattaatgtatttttaaaaacatttgatgttatctttaaaacatgataatattatattttttataattattattttttataattatttataataaaaaaattataatgatgAAAGTTTATTagaatgtatttttgaaaaagatttaCCATGTTCGATCTTTTTatagattaataaattttcaagtttttgatattatttattgataTACTGTATAGTTCTTTTGTGCCGCATTTGTGAATATACAccttttttattacaaaaacaaaaacaaaaactatgccAAAATATCCAATCCAACCAATGGGGtaagaataaaatattagtttaattaattgCCAACAATAAGACAGATAGGTTCGTTGCCGGTTcccaataaaatatatatagtctgaTATTTGCATTTTTAATGTTCGGTCTTCGTTGGCCTTGTCTTCTACAGATCGTTCATCTAGAGCTCTGTTCTATTCTGTAGCAAGGTAAGAAGGAATCTTTAACTGTGAGCTTTGTAATCAATCTCTGGGTTCTTCTGCATCTTCTTTTCTGCTTTCTGTAGTTTGTTCATATGTATGATAAAAGTCAATTTGTTCTCGATCCTGAAATTATCGCTGTAGAAAAGAACGTAGGCATGCCCATGATTCTATAGCTAACTAAGGTTTTAACTTGATGTTTCTTTTGCAGTCATAGGTCGATGATGATATTGGTATCTCAAGGATTGAGAATTTATGTGGTGGAGAGCAAAGGAGGAGCAATATTATGTATATTGCTTTCTCTGCTCTGTTTAGGCACTTGGCATGCTCTTATGGCTCTTCTTGAACGACGTGGTCGTCTCCCACAACATACCTATCTTGATTATTCCATCACTAACTTCTTGGCTGCAGTCTTTATAGCCTTTGTGTTTGGTGGGATTGGTGAAAGTATACAGGAGGCACCAAGTTTTCTTGCCCAGCTCACTCAGGTTAGGATTATTGAAGGATTCTGCACCTATAATGGAGATTTTTGCATTGCATTGATGggtggtttatatatataaatctcccCTGTTGCTGCTACACAGATTCAGGATAATTGGCCATCTGTGTTGTTTGCTATGGCGGGTGGGGTGGGTTTGAGTATTGGGAACCTTGCTACTCAGTATGCTTTAGCTTTTGTTGGTCTGTCTGTTACAGAAGTGACAGCTGCGAGCATCACTGTTGTTGTAGGCACCACTGTCAATTACTTTTTGGATAACAGATTGAACCGAGCAGATGTGCTGTTCTCTGGTGTCGGTTGCTTCTTGGTAGCTGTTTGTCTTGGTTCTGCTGTTCACTCTTCCAATTCTGCTGATATAGAGGCGAAACTCGGAAAAGTCTCGAGGGATTGTGAAACTGTGGAAGAGTGCCAGAGACTACTTGGAGGTGAAGTTTCACATACAGTGTGGCTTTTGATTGTGTGATTGTGTGATAGTGTTAGGAAGATCACTCATCACTTCTTTAGTTTtatagtagaagaagaagaagaaaaagagatggaGAATGTAAAGGAAGGGACTGCAGCTTTTCTTGTAGCACTCGAAAACACAAGAGCAATTAAAGTAGGATCTTACTCTTTTGTTATGTGTTGATCATGAATTTGGAGGAAACAAAGTAAACCAATCTTTATGCATTTCTCTTGGATTCAGGTGTTTGGAAAGAGCATGGTTGTTGGTCTGGGCATAACCTTTTTTGCAGGTCTTTCTTTCTCATTGTTCTCACCACTATTCAACCTTGCAACAAATGATCAATGGCACACTCTAAAACAAGACGTTCCCAAGCTGATTGTCTACACTGCGTTCTTCTACTTCtcactttcttgttttgttatcGCCATCGCTCTAAACATCACTTTCCTGTACAACCCTGTGCTCGGTTCACCAAGATCTTCCTTTAGGGAATACTTGAGTGACTGGAACGGAAGAGGTTTGGCTCTTATGGCTGGATTAATTTGTGGGTTTGGTAACGGTCTTCAGTTCATGGGTGGACAAGCTGCAGGATATGCAGCCTCAGATGCTGTTCAGGTTGTTAACTTAAATACACTTATTAACTTAAACACAAGAAAGTTGTTacctttagtttttgttttggtgaaatCTTGATTGATGATCATGAGCAGGCACTTCCGTTGGTATCTACATTTTGGGGGATATAACTGTTTGGGGATTATAGGAAGATCATCCCCGCGGACATACGCTCTACTTGTTGGAATGGAAGTAAAACCGAACCGGATTATCAACGTACCGGTCCGATTGACCTAATTATATTTGGTATAGCTTTATAGAGATGTGTATAAGTAGTAACCCTATTCCTCTCAAGCTTCTGCGCGGCGTTCTCTTAAACTCAACTAATTAaggcaagaaaagaaaaaccagcTTTATCTAAggttaatttgttttgtctgaATTTGTACTTGCCAAGTTTTGGAGTCAAAATCTTTACTGATTTGGATATTGGTGTTTACGAAACGCGTGATCATGGCGACTCCGGCTGATTCTGAGGCTGTCAAGTCTCTCAACAACTCCAAGGGAAAGAAGAAGTTTGTGGTTCGTCTTCCTCGATTTGCTtctaattctttaaaaattattacataaCAAGTTTTTTATTGTAGGGTTCCATCCCTTTTgacttagtttttgttttctttggaacTCCTTAATAATTAATGGTCGTTTGTGGCTTCTTACTTGTTGACATAGTTCAAGAATTTCTCTCAAAGAATCAGTGACATTGACATCCAACTCTATAGGAGCCTGGATAAGATGAAGGCTGACCTTCACTCGAGGTATGTTTGATCATGCCACcttagagttttctttttcgtctctctaaagtttcaattttgttcttcttcttgtcttctaATGTTGTTTCCTACTTACTATGCTCAGTTCCTAGTCTTTTAGGTTTAACTTTTCTTCATTATCTCAGATAATTTAATTACGATGATTATTGAGTCatactaaattaataaaaaaattatgcataacaaatatataagtaTTGTCTAATTATAGCAGCtttggttttagccttttaggttTAACTGGCTATTTCAGATTGAACATCTGGTACATGATTTGATTGtaattcagaaaaaaagaataaaatatgtcAAAGATTTATATGGTTTTTCAATCTTGTGAAAGGAACAAGAGAAGCGCGAGTGATTAAAGAACTATTAGCTCTCGAGGCCTCCAAGGACGACCATGATGATGCGTTCATGTTTATTATGGGAACAAGACCTCAGTAGAACAAGCTTTAAAGTTTTggtgcttctttttctttttaaggttTAAACTAGTTTTGGCTTTAGATTTTATGACTTATTGTACTTTTTCTACATTAGGGTCTTTAATGAACTATAGAAGAcaactttttatttaatctttctACAATTAAGCTCTAGATCGCTAGCACACACACATTTATAACATTTATAGCCTTTGTTTTGGTATAAATTTAACCCTATTATAATTATCatcaataaaatataattttgtatccAAAATACAAGGTTCGATCCTGGTTTATTGATATTCTGCTTGGGTCGCTATTTGGAAGCTCTTCGAATCATCAACTTTATTCGTTGtataatgaaaatattcaaatataaaaactagTAATCATGAATATAcattaaggatatatataaatataatcgttttcttttgtttatttacaacatttttgaatctctttttttaataaaacgaataaaacagaagtacacaacataatttttgtagactgtatatttttaataaatggttacttatggttacaaataagttatatataggttatagattaatccatatattaattggtgACACCTAAATATTGGGTGCAATCTTAATTggagatattccaaattgataattgatatattaatagtaacaaataaaatcacgcatattccaaactgtatttttggaagattttagttCTATATCAAGTTGTTtgcaaagatctttaaacacaatattacaaatttattttccaccgattttattgataaaccacaacGTTTAATAAAAGTTATGATCCGTGCTAGAGAACAgattgaaatttgttttatttatattataattttaaaacttacatATTCTAGTACGggttaaatttgtatatactCTAGCAGAGAAATTGCTGTACACACTCTAACAtggttaataattttatatactctacCATATGTTAAAATTAACAAGATAAGACTTACATAATAGATTTACATTACATGCATGAATGATATTTACCATAAAATTGTTTACATAAGTTGTatccaaataatattaaacaattacatctataacattttaaaaataatgaaatgtatTTATGGAGCACGGTCCAAATCTAGTCTACATTTATAATATGAATCTATTGAATCCAAGTAGTATGAATCTATTGAATCGGAGAAGACTATATATCCACTCTTCTTATGATTTGAAGGtagaaatttattataatatttttgaaagatcTCTATAgatctttttataaattaataagttttcaagttcaaaactaaaactagtctgtcttaatttattatatagtctGATATTTGCATTTTTAGTGTTCGGTCTTCGTTGGCCTTGTCTCCTACAGATCGTTCATCTAGAGCTCTGTTCTATTCTGTAGCAAGGTAAGAAGGAATCTTAAACTGGGAGCTTTGTAATCAAACTCTGGATTCTTCTGCATCTTCTTTTCTGCTTTCTGTAGTTTTGTTCCTATGAATGATAAAAGTCAATTTGTTCTCGATCTGAAATTATCGCTGTAGATTAGAACGTGGACATGCCCATGAGATTCTGTAGCTGACTAAGGTCTTAATTTGGGAACTATTGTGAGATTCTATGGTAATATGATGCTGTTTCCTTTGCACTCATAGGGTCGATGATGATATTGGTATCTCAAGGATTGGGAATGTATGTGGTGGAGAGCAAAGGGGGAGCAATATTATGTATATTGCTTTCTCTGCTCTGTTTAGGCACTTGGCCTGCTCTTATGGCTCTTCTTGAACGGCGTGGTCGTCTCCCACAACATACTTATCTTGATTATTCCATCACTAACTTCTTGGCTGCAGTCTTCATAGCCTTTGTGTTTGGTGGGATAGGTGGGAGTACACAGGAGGCACCAAGTTTTCTTGCCCAGCTCACTCAGGTTAGGATTATTGAAGGATTCTAGACCTATAATGGAGATTGTTGCATTTCATTGATGGGTGGTTTATATATCAATCTCCCCTGTTGCTGCTACAGATTCAGGATAATTGGCCATCTGTGTTGTTTGCTATGGCGGGTGGGGTGGGTTTGAGTATTGGGAACCTTGCTACTCAGTATGCTTTAGCTTTTGTTGGTCTGTCTGTTACAGAAGTGACATCTGCGAGCATCACCGTTGTTGTAGGCACCACTGTCAATTACTTTTTGGACAACAGATTGAACCGAGCAGATGTGCTGTTCTCTGGTGTCGGCTGCTTCTTGGTAGCTGTTTGTCTTGGTTCTGCTGTTCACTCTTCCAATTCTGCTGATGTAGAGGCAACACTAGGAAAACTCTCGAGGGAATGTGAAACTGTGGAAGAGTGCCAAAGACTATTTGGAGGTGAGGTTTCACATACAGTGTGGCTTGATTGTGTGATAGTGTTGAGATGATCACTCATCACTTCTTTAGTTTTATagtagaagaaaaagagatggaGAATGTAAAGGAAGGGACTGCAGCTTTTCTTGTAG encodes the following:
- the LOC104756898 gene encoding ureide permease 5; the encoded protein is MMILVSQGLGMYVVESKGGAILCILLSLLCLGTWPALMALLERRGRLPQHTYLDYSITNFLAAVFIAFVFGGIGGSTQEAPSFLAQLTQIQDNWPSVLFAMAGGVGLSIGNLATQYALAFVGLSVTEVTSASITVVVGTTVNYFLDNRLNRADVLFSGVGCFLVAVCLGSAVHSSNSADVEATLGKLSRECETVEECQRLFGVEEKEMENVKEGTAAFLVALENTRAIKVFGKSMVVGLGITFFAGLSFSLFSPLFNLATNDQWHTLKQDVPKLIVYTAFFYFSLSCFVIAIALNITFLYNPVLGSPRSSFREYLSDWNGRGLALMAGLICGFGNGLQFMGGQAAGYAASDAVQALPLVSTFWGIYLFGEYRRSSPRTYALLVGMLVMFTVAVGLLMASAGERETRFT
- the LOC104756897 gene encoding ureide permease 5-like — protein: MMILVSQGLRIYVVESKGGAILCILLSLLCLGTWHALMALLERRGRLPQHTYLDYSITNFLAAVFIAFVFGGIGESIQEAPSFLAQLTQIQDNWPSVLFAMAGGVGLSIGNLATQYALAFVGLSVTEVTAASITVVVGTTVNYFLDNRLNRADVLFSGVGCFLVAVCLGSAVHSSNSADIEAKLGKVSRDCETVEECQRLLGVEEEEEKEMENVKEGTAAFLVALENTRAIKVFGKSMVVGLGITFFAGLSFSLFSPLFNLATNDQWHTLKQDVPKLIVYTAFFYFSLSCFVIAIALNITFLYNPVLGSPRSSFREYLSDWNGRGLALMAGLICGFGNGLQFMGGQAAGYAASDAVQALPLVSTFWGI